The window CGTTGTTCCGGACGAACTGGTCACGCAGGGCCCGTCCCGAGGCGATCGGCAGGACGTTGTCCCGCAGGCCGTGCAGGCCGATGTAGGCGACGGGCTGGGTCCCGCCGCTGCACCCGCTGAGGTTCGCCCCGGAGTAGACGGCGACCGCGCGGAACACCGTCGGCCGGGCGCAGGCCAGCGCGTAGCTCATCGCGGCGCCGTAGCTGAACCCGCCGGCGAAGACCTGCGAAGTGTCGACGCACAGGGCTCCTTCGAGCTGCTTCAGCAGGTCGTCGATGAAGGTGACGTCCTGGCCGCCGGGGTTGGCCCAGCCGTTGCCGTTGCCCTGGGGCGCCACGAAAATCGTGCCGTTGCCCGCATTGTCCGCGAGCCGCCGGAGCCCGTAGTAGGACCAGTTGTAGCCGTCGGTCCCGCCGGAGTCGACGTCGTTGGCCGTGCCGCCCCGCCAGTGGAGCCCGACGAACAGCCGGTAGTTGTGGTTGTTGTCGTAGTTGTTCGGCACCCGCAGGATGTAGCTGCGGTTCTGGCCGCCGCTGGAGATCGTGTGGCTGCCGCTCGCCAGTCCCGGAGCCTTCCCGCAGCCCGCGGTCCCGGCGGCGGGCGCGGCCGGCGACCGCTGCTGGGGAGCGGCGGCCTGCGCGGTGCCGGACGCCGCCAGCGCGAGCACGGCCCCGACCGCGATCGACGCGAACAGGGATCTATACCTCACCATCACCTGGCTCCCTTCGGTCTTCGGACATGGCGTTCTCCTTCGGTCGTCGTGGATCCCGCGTCAGGTGCGGGTCCACTGCTGGTTGGTGCGTTGCCGGTCTGGGTCAGCCGACCGGGGGCGGCGTGGTCCACTTCTGGTTCTGGCCGCCGGCGCAGGTGCCCAGCCGCACCGCGGTGCCGTTGGCGGTCGAGCCGGCGGCGACCTCCAGGCAGAGCCCGGACTGCGTCCCGGTGACGGTGCCGTCGGCGTTGACCTTCCACTGCTGGTTGGCGCCGCCGTGGCAGGCCCAGATGATCGCGGCCGTGCCCGGGCTGGTCCCGCCGCCCTCGGCGTCGAGGCAGCGCAGCGTGTCACCGGAATAGACGGTCAGCTGACCGGCGGCGGTGACCGTCCACGTCTGGTTGGTGCCGCCGTTGCAGTCCCAGACCTGCGTCCGCGTGCCCTGCGTAGTGGTGCGGCCCGGCACGTCGAGGCACCGGCCCGCCGCCACCGAGCGCACCGGGCCACTGGCGCTCCCGCCGCTGGTGTCGAGGCCGAGGAAGGAGATCGCGTACGCGAGCATCCCGGCCTGCGGCAGGGTGTGCCCGGTGCCCGCGATGACGACACCCTCGACAGTGGCCCGGGTACCGGTCTCGCCGTAGCGGGTCCGCGTCCAGGACGACTGCGGGTGGTCGGTGAAGGACGGTGTCTGGTTCAGCGAGTGCAGGGCGGTCCACTGCTTGATCTCTTCGCCGTAGTTCGGGTACGCCAGGGTGGTGTCCTGGTTCCCGTGCCACAGCTGCATCCGCGGGTAGGCGCCGGTGTAGCCGGGGTACATCGCGTGGGCCTGATCGGCCCACTGCTGCGCGGTCTTGATCACGTTCCCGCCGGCGCACTGGCTGTTCCACAGTGAGCCGTCCGTCGTCGCGAAGCACCCGGCGGGCACGCCCGAGAAGGCGGCCCCGGCGGCGAACACGTCCGGGTACTCCGCGGCCAGGACGTTCGTCATCATGGCCCCCGAGGAGAAGCCGCTGACCACGACGCGACCCGGGTCCACGTTGTAGTGCTGCCGGGTCCAGGCGACCATCGACATGATGCCGGTGGAGTCGCTGCCGCCGTTACGGGTCAGGCCCGCCTTCGTCGACACGTCGAAGCAGTGCCCGTCACGGGTGGCCTCCGGCACGACGATGACGTAGCCGTACCGGTCGGCCGCCGTCACGTAGTCGTGGCCGTTGCCGGTGAAGATCGCGCTCGCCGAGCCACCGCAGTAGTGCACCAGCACGAGCAGCGCCGGCTTGGGCGCCACGTTGTCCGGCACGTACACGTACATGCCGAGGTTGGTGGGGTTGGCGCCGAAGTCGCCGACCCGGGTCAACGTCGCGGCCGCGGCCGGACCGGCGGTCAGGACCGCCGCGGTGAGCGTCACGACCATCGCCAGCAAGGCGCGAAGAGTACGGGACAGCATTGTCACGGGTACTCACTTCCGGAGTGAATTCGTTCAGTTACCGAACTAAACAGGCAAGAGTCAAGATAGGAGCGGCGCGCGCCATGGTCAATGCGCCATTCGCGCCATGCCAACGGAACCGGCGTGAGGACCCCGCCGAACCGTTGCCATGCAAGCAAAGCAAGCACTGGAGCGGCACGTCAGACGTCCGAGTGAGCGCGCAAGACAATGAAAATTACCCGACCACAACGGGTTGTCTCCGCCGATCCACAAGGGAGTGAACGCGCGGCCGCGACCAGGACGGGCCACTTACGTGACCCTGCCGACAGGTCTCGGCGGCGGCCTCGATCGCGCACGCAGCTTGCTCGTCACGGGTCACGCGATAAGTATGACTTACTGCTCGATCCAGCACCCTACCCTGTTGCCCGCCGATCCGGTCGAAGATTGACAGTACGGCGTGAAACTTACATTCGGGCGGCCCGGCAAGCGCCGCGATACGGAGCAATGAGCATGCTCATTGCTTGACGCCGGGAACCCGCCCTGTTCTCATGGATCACCGAGCCGACAGCGGGAACCCGTCGCCGACCATCGAATCAGGCGGCGCCCGATCGGACTCGCCGCGCCGAATGAGTCATACACATCCTGCACCGGTTCGCCCACGGGGACCACGACGAAGTGGAGTAGCTGATGAGGGGCAGGAGCCGCACGTCCGTCATCACCGCGCTGTTCGCCACGGCCGTCGTCCCGGGGTGCGGGACCGGCACCGCACCGCAGGGCCGGAACGGTTTCACGCCGGCGCCGCAGGCCGCCGCGCAGCTGCTCGACACGCTCCTCAAGGCCGGCAGCGCCCCGGACTGCCGCCGTCGGTGGCCGCGCTCGTCTCCCGCGTCCACCCCGAGGCGACCGTCGTCGAGCTGGTCAACCTCGCCCCGGCCGCCGACCACACGGTGGTCGTGCCGGCCGGGGCGTTCGGCGAGCACACCATCCGCACCGCCTGCGACGACCCGTCGTGGGTCGGGGACCTGGACGACTACGGGCATTCCGAGCCCCGGGTGACGTCGGCCTCGACCCGCGTCGACGGCCCCCGGCTCGAGGTGCGGCTGCCGCGCTCCGCCACCGTCCGGCTCGGCCTGCGCACCCACCCGCCCTCGGCCCGCACCCCGTTCGACACCCCCAACCCCATCCCCTGAGAGGTCCCCACCATGCCGCCGCGCACCAGATCAGTGGCTGCCGCGCTCGCCACCGCCTTCGTGGTGACCGCGCTCGCCACGCCGCCCGCCCGGGCCGCGACCGTCACCATCGCCGTGTCCCCGGCCGGCAACGACGCCAACCCCGGCACGCCCGACCAGCCGGTCGCCACCCCCGCCAAGGCCCAGCAGCTCGCCCGCGCCCAGTCGGCGGGCAACGACGTGGTCGTGCAGCTCGCCGGCGGCACCTACCGGCTCTCCGCCCCGCTGGCGTTCACCAGCGCCGACTCGGCGCCGAACGGCCACACCGTCACCTGGCAGGCCGCCTCCGGCCAGACCCCGGTCCTGTCCGGTGGCAGCCAGGTCTCCGGCTGGACGGTGCAGGACTCCGGCCAGAACATCTGGATGGCTTCCGTGCCGCAGGGCGCCGACTCCCGGCAGCTCTTCGTCGACGGCGCGCTCGCCCCGCGCGCGTCGATCCCGCTGTCCCGCAACGACGTGCAGTTCACCACGAGCGGCATGAACATCACCAATTCCGCGCTGAACTACCTCGCCACGCTGCCGCAGCAGAACCGGATCGAGGTGGAGAGCCAGAACTCGTTCACCGACCGGTACTCCCCCGTCGACCACGTCGGCGGCACGACGATCACCATGCAGCAACCCGCCTGGAACAACAACAACTGGGGCTACGACACCCTCGCCAAGCCGTTCGGCGGCGGCCAGCTGTTCCTGGAGAACTCGTACTCGTTCCTCAAGAACGCCGGTCAGTGGTACCTGGACCCGCAGGCCGGGAAGCTCTACTACAAGGCGCCCTCCGGGTGGGTGCCCGGCAGCCACGACGTCGAACTGCCGCGGTTGACGTCGCTGCTGCAGATCAGCGGCAGCTACGACAACCCGGTGCGCGGCCTCGCCTTCAAGGGCCTGCACTTCGAGCACACCACCTGGCTCACGCCGAGCACGTCGGTCGGGTACGCGAACCAGCAGACCGGGACGTTCATCCCCGCCGCGGCCCCGATGCCGGCCGACTTCCTGACGTCCTGCCAGTCGGGCTGCCAGCAGTTCGAGGGCGCACGCGGCAGCTGGGCTCAGGCGCCCGCCGCCGTCCAGGTCTCGGCCGCGAGCGGGATCACCTTCAGCGGCGACACCTTCACCCACCTCGGCCAGGTGGCGCTGGGCATCGGCAACGACGCGAACGCCCACGCGTCCGGGATCGGCCTCGGGGCGTCGTCGATCACCGTCGACCACAACACGTTCACCGAGGACTCGGGCGGTGGCGTCATCGTCGGCGGCGTCCGCGCCGACTCGCACCACCCCTCCAACGCGGCGATGACGAACAAGGACATCACCATCTCGAACAACACGGTGAGCCGGGTCGCCCTGGACTACCGCGAAATGGCCGGCATCCTGTCGACCTACGTCACGCACGCCGTCGTCACGCACAACGACGTCTCGAACCTGACCTACGACGGCATCGACGTCGGCTGGGGCTGGGGTGCCAACGACCCGGGCGGCAGCCAGGACTACCGCAACCGCGGCCTGTACAACTACCAGCCCGTCTACACCACGCCGACGACGCTGCGGGACACGGTCGTCAGCTACAACCGGGTGCACGGCACCAAGAAGCTCATGCACGACGGCGGCAGCATCTACAACCTCTCCGCCAACCCCGGCAGCTCCATCGACCACAACTACGTCTACGACAACAACCGCACGGTCGGCCTGTACCTCGACGAAGGCTCGCGGTACGTGAACCTCTCGGCCAACGTGATCCAGGACTCCGGGGTGTGGGCCTTCACCAACGCCAACGGCAGCAACAACACCAACGACAACACGTTCAGCGGCAACTGGCTCAACGGCGGCGCGACCCAGGTGGCCACCGGGCCGCCGCACAACAACGTCCTGAGCGGGAACGTCCAGGTCAGCGGGACCAACTGGCCGTCGGGCGCCCAGCAGGTCATCGCCGCCGTCGGCCCGGGCGGCGGCAGCGGCCCGCCGGCGGGCCCGGTGCACGCGGTGGGTGCCGGCAAGTGCCTCGACGTCACCGGCGTCAGCACCACCCCCGGCGCCGCGGTCGAGATCTGGGACTGCAACAACGGCACGAACCAGTCCTGGACCCGCACCGGCGCCGGCGAGCTGTCCGTCTACAACGGCACCCGGTGCCTCGACGCCAGCGGCCAGGGCACCAGCCCCGGCACCAAGGTCGTCATCTGGAACTGCAACGGCCAGGCCAACCAGCAGTGGCAGGTCACCGCGAACGGCACCATCACCGGTGTCCAGTCCGGGCTCTGCCTCGACGTCACCGGATCCGCCACCGCCAACGGCACCCTGGTCCAGCTCGCCACCTGCACGGCCGC of the Amycolatopsis sp. NBC_01488 genome contains:
- a CDS encoding RICIN domain-containing protein is translated as MVRYRSLFASIAVGAVLALAASGTAQAAAPQQRSPAAPAAGTAGCGKAPGLASGSHTISSGGQNRSYILRVPNNYDNNHNYRLFVGLHWRGGTANDVDSGGTDGYNWSYYGLRRLADNAGNGTIFVAPQGNGNGWANPGGQDVTFIDDLLKQLEGALCVDTSQVFAGGFSYGAAMSYALACARPTVFRAVAVYSGANLSGCSGGTQPVAYIGLHGLRDNVLPIASGRALRDQFVRNNGCTPQNPPEPAQGSLTHIVTTYSGCKPGYPVTWAAFDGAGHDPGPRDGCTCDGWQTWTSGEVWKFITQFDSSTQPPGSPVQTGVNYKLVAQHSNKLVGITGASTAAGALIEQESATGGLSQQFDFVDSGDGYYRVRARNSGLVLQAANASSGADISQQADANSTAQQWRVVDQGGGTVSLVNRLSGLALDVWGVSTADGARISQWTFTGNPNQRFQLQRA
- a CDS encoding extracellular catalytic domain type 1 short-chain-length polyhydroxyalkanoate depolymerase, with amino-acid sequence MVVTLTAAVLTAGPAAAATLTRVGDFGANPTNLGMYVYVPDNVAPKPALLVLVHYCGGSASAIFTGNGHDYVTAADRYGYVIVVPEATRDGHCFDVSTKAGLTRNGGSDSTGIMSMVAWTRQHYNVDPGRVVVSGFSSGAMMTNVLAAEYPDVFAAGAAFSGVPAGCFATTDGSLWNSQCAGGNVIKTAQQWADQAHAMYPGYTGAYPRMQLWHGNQDTTLAYPNYGEEIKQWTALHSLNQTPSFTDHPQSSWTRTRYGETGTRATVEGVVIAGTGHTLPQAGMLAYAISFLGLDTSGGSASGPVRSVAAGRCLDVPGRTTTQGTRTQVWDCNGGTNQTWTVTAAGQLTVYSGDTLRCLDAEGGGTSPGTAAIIWACHGGANQQWKVNADGTVTGTQSGLCLEVAAGSTANGTAVRLGTCAGGQNQKWTTPPPVG
- a CDS encoding RICIN domain-containing protein, whose amino-acid sequence is MPPRTRSVAAALATAFVVTALATPPARAATVTIAVSPAGNDANPGTPDQPVATPAKAQQLARAQSAGNDVVVQLAGGTYRLSAPLAFTSADSAPNGHTVTWQAASGQTPVLSGGSQVSGWTVQDSGQNIWMASVPQGADSRQLFVDGALAPRASIPLSRNDVQFTTSGMNITNSALNYLATLPQQNRIEVESQNSFTDRYSPVDHVGGTTITMQQPAWNNNNWGYDTLAKPFGGGQLFLENSYSFLKNAGQWYLDPQAGKLYYKAPSGWVPGSHDVELPRLTSLLQISGSYDNPVRGLAFKGLHFEHTTWLTPSTSVGYANQQTGTFIPAAAPMPADFLTSCQSGCQQFEGARGSWAQAPAAVQVSAASGITFSGDTFTHLGQVALGIGNDANAHASGIGLGASSITVDHNTFTEDSGGGVIVGGVRADSHHPSNAAMTNKDITISNNTVSRVALDYREMAGILSTYVTHAVVTHNDVSNLTYDGIDVGWGWGANDPGGSQDYRNRGLYNYQPVYTTPTTLRDTVVSYNRVHGTKKLMHDGGSIYNLSANPGSSIDHNYVYDNNRTVGLYLDEGSRYVNLSANVIQDSGVWAFTNANGSNNTNDNTFSGNWLNGGATQVATGPPHNNVLSGNVQVSGTNWPSGAQQVIAAVGPGGGSGPPAGPVHAVGAGKCLDVTGVSTTPGAAVEIWDCNNGTNQSWTRTGAGELSVYNGTRCLDASGQGTSPGTKVVIWNCNGQANQQWQVTANGTITGVQSGLCLDVTGSATANGTLVQLATCTAANNQKWTLG